The nucleotide window CACACCGACACCGTGGAGGACTTGACGGCCGTGGGCCGCGACACCGAAAGCCAGGTGCTGGCGCGCGCGGTGAAGTGGCACGCCGAACACCGCGTGCTGCTGAACGGCCACCGCACGGTGGTATTCAAGTAGCGGTTACTACATAAAAGTGAGCTGGCCGCGCTGGATGGTCAAGGGTTTGAGGCACTTTTCACTAAAAAACCAAACAGCCGGACGCAGAGGACGCAAAGGATTCGCAGAGGACGCAGAAGTAAAACCAAATATTCTTTGAATTTTTTTGCGTCCTCTGCGAAATCTCTGCGTCCTCTGCGTCCTTTGTATCTTCTATTCAAGCCCGTCAGTCGCGCGGCATGGCGCGCTCGCCGAAGATGGCCGTGCCGATGCGCACCATCGTCGAGCCGGCGGCAATCGCCGCTTCCAGGTCGTCGCTCATGCCCATCGACAGCGTGTCCAGCGCCAGCCCTTCGGCATTCAAGTGGTCAAAAAGGGCTCTGGCGTTTGCGTGGACAGCGCGAGCAGCTTCGAAATCAGGAGCAGGCTCGGGAATCGTCATCAAGCCGCGCAGCTTCAGGCGCGGCAGCGCCGCGACGGCGCGCGCCAGCGCCAGCGCATCGCCAGGCGCGATGCCCGACTTGTTCAAGCCGCCATCGATGTTGACCTGAAGGCAGATGTTCAACGGCGGCCTGTCGGCGGGCCGCTGTGCCGACAGGCGCTCGGCGATCTTCAGCCGATCCACGGTCTGCACCCAGTCGAAGTGCTCGGCCACGCCGCGCGTCTTGTTGCTTTGCACCGGGCCGATGCAGTGCCACGCCAGCCCCAGCTCCCGCAGCGCGGTGATCTTGTTCACGCCTTCCTGGATGTAGTTTTCGCCAAAGGCGCGCTGGCCCGCCGCGGCGGCGGCGCGCACGGCATCGGGGCCGAAGGTTTTGGACACCGTCAGCAGCGTGACTTCCTCCACGTCGCGGCCCGCGCGCTCACACGCTGTAGCAATCCGTGCACGCACGTGTTGGAGGTTGCCGGCGATCGTCGTCATAATCCCCGCAGCGTATCAAACTGAAACCAAGGTTTCCCCGTGGACATTACCCAGCTGCTGGCTTTCAGCGTCAAGAACAAGGCCTCCGACCTGCACCTGTCGGCCGGCCTGCCGCCCATGATCCGTGTGCACGGCGACGTGCGCCGCCTGAACGTGGACCCGCTGGAACACAAGCAGGTGTTCGCGATGCTCTACGACATCATGAACGACACCCAGCGCAAGGTGTACGAGGAAAACCTGGAAGTCGACTTCTCGTTCGAAATCGAAGGCCTGGCGCGCTTTCGCGTCAACGCCTTCAACCAGAACCGGGGCGCCGCCGGCGTGCTGCGGACGATTCCCAGCAAGATCCTGACGCTGGAGCAGCTCAACGCGCCCAAGATCTTCGGCGACCTGGCGCTCAAGCCGCGCGGCATGGTGCTGGTGACCGGCCCCACCGGCTCGGGCAAATCGACCACGCTGGCCGCCATGGTCAACCACCTGAACGAAACCGAATACGGCCACGTGCTCACCGTGGAAGACCCGATCGAATTCGTGCACGAGTCCAAGAAGTGCCTGATCAACCAGCGCGAAGTGGGGCCGATGACGCACAGCTTTGCCAACGCGCTGCGCAGCGCGCTGCGCGAAGACCCGGACGCGATCCTGGTCGGTGAGATGCGCGATCTGGAAACGATTCGCCTGGCCATGACGGCCGCCGAAACCGGCCACCTGGTGTTCGGCACGCTGCACACCTCGTCGGCCGCCAAAACCATCGACCGCATCATCGACGTCTTCCCGGCGGAAGAAAAGGAAATGATCCGCGCCATGCTGTCCGAGTCGCTGCAGGCTGTGATTTCACAAACCCTGTGCAAGACCAAGGACGGCAACGGACGTGTGGCGGCGCACGAGATCATGCTGGGCACGCCCGCCATCCGCAACCTGATCCGCGAGGCCAAGGTGGCGCAGATGTACTCGTCCATCCAAACCGGCAACTCGATGGGCATGCAGACGCTGGACCAGAACCTGACCGACCTGGTGCGCCGCAACGTGATCAGCCCGGCCGAGGCGCGCGGGAAAGCCAAGATCCCCGAGAACTTTCCCGGGTAGACGACTCTCCCCCAGGCTCCACATGCTTCGCATTGTTTCGCCACCCCCCTTCCGGGGGCGCTCCCAGCGGGCGGGCCAAGCCCTTCCGCGGGAGCCCTCGGGCGGCCTGCTCCGCGGCCATTCGATTGATCGCCGCAACTGCGTTTTTGAGTGAAATATGGCCCCAGCGCTTGTGCATCGAGCGCTGGCAGCTATCGTTTAAGTAGCGTGCCAAGCGGCACCGTTGAGAAGGGACACCGTCATGGAACGCGATCAGGCCAGTAAATTCATTAATGATCTGCTCAAGCTCATGCTCACGCGCAAGGGCAGCGATTTGTTCATCACGGCCGACTTTCCGCCAGCCATCAAGGTCGACGGCAAGGTAACCAAGGTGTCGTCGCAAAACCTCACCGCCGGCCACACGCTGGCGCTGGTGCGTTCGGTGATGAACGACAAGCAGGCGGCGGAGTTCGAGCGCACCAAGGAGTGCAACTTCGCCATTTCGCCCGCTGGCATCGGGCGCTTCCGCTGCAACGCCTTCGTGCAGCAAGGCCACGTGGGCATGGTGATGCGGGTGATTCCGCAAGAGTTGCCCACCATCGACTCGCTCGGCATGCCGCAGATCCTGAAGGACGTGTCGATGTCCAAGCGCGGCCTGACCATCCTGGTGGGCGCCACCGGCTCGGGCAAGTCGACCACGCTGGCCGCCATGGTCGACTGGCGCAACGTCAACAGCCAGGGCCACATCATCACGATCGAGGACCCGGTCGAATTCGTGCACCCTCACAAGAACTGCGTGGTGACGCAGCGCGAAGTGGGTCTGGACACCGAGGATTGGGACGCGGCGCTGAAAAACACGCTGCGCCAGGCGCCCGACGTCATCCTGATGGGCGAGATCCGCGACCGCGAGACCATGGAGCACGCCGTGGCCTTTGCCGAAACCGGCCACCTCTGCCTGGCCACGCTGCACGCCAACTCGGCCAACCAGGCGCTCGACCGGATCATCAACTTCTTCCCGGAAGAGCGGCGCCAGCAGCTGCTGATGGATTTGTCGCTCAACCTGCGTTCGCTGATCTCGCAGCGCCTGATCCCCAAGCAGGACGGCAAGGGGCGCACGGCGGTGGTCGAGATCCTGCTCAATTCGCCACTGATCAGCGACCTGATATTCAAGGGCGAGGTCGGCGAGATCAAGGAGATCATGAAGAAGAGCCGAGAGCTGGGCATGCAGACCTTCGATCAGGCCCTGTTCGACGCCTTCGAGGCCAACTTGATCAACTACGAGGACGCGCTGCGCAACGCCGATTCGGCCAACGACCTGCGCCTGCAGATCAAGCTGACCAGCAAGCGCGCCAAGTCGCTCGACCTGGCGGCTGGCACCGAGCACTTGCAAATTGTGTGACATCCCCCTGAGCGGCTGACGCCGCTTCCCCCTTCTCTCTTCGGGAAGGGGGACACCGCTGGTCGCCGGGGAAACCCCGGCTCGGGCGGTCGCTTGCACGGCCTGCTCCGCGGCCGCCTGATCGTTGAGAATGACGGGTGCTTTTCACGGCACCCGTTTTCATTTCTCGCGGCACCGCCCCTCTTCGATCAACCCCAGACGCTCTTCACACCATGACCGCCATCAACGCCAAGGCCTACGAACCCGCCACGCCTCGAAAAGTCGCCTTTCTCGGACTCGGCGTGATGGGTTACCCGATGGCCGGACACCTGGCGCTGGCGGGGCATGCGGTGACGGTCTACAACCGGAATGCTGCGAAATCAGAAGCGTTTTGCGCACAGCTGGCAAGCGCTAGCGCCGTTAAACGCGCCGAAACCCCGCGGCTGGCGGCGCAGGGCGCCGACATCGTGTTCTGCTGCGTCGGCAACGACGACGACCTGCGCTCCGTGGTGCTGGGCGACGAGGGCGCCTTCGCCGGCATGCAGCCCGGCGCGATCTTCGTCGACCACACCACCGCGTCGGCCACCGTGGCGCGCGAACTGTCGCAGGCGGCGCGCGCGCGCGGCTTGCAGTTCATCGACGCGCCGGTGTCCGGCGGACAGGCTGGCGCGCAGAACGGCGTGCTCACCGTGATGTGCGGCGGCGACCAAGCGGCCTTCGATGCCGTCAAGCCCGTGGCCATGGCCTTCTCGCGCGCCTTCACGCGCATGGGCGACAGCGGTGCCGGGCAGCTGACGAAGATGGTCAACCAGATCTGCATCGCCGGGCTGGTGCAAGGCCTGTCGGAAGCCATCGCCTTCGGCCAACGCGCCGGCCTGGACATGGCTGAGGTGCTGGGCGTCATCGGCAAGGGCGCCGCGCAAAGCTGGCAGCTGGACAACCGCGGCCCCACCATGGTGCAAGACCAGTTCGACTTCGGCTTTGCCGTCGACTGGATGCGCAAGGATCTCGGCCTGGTGCTCGATGAAGCCCAGCGCAACGGCGCGCGCCTGCCGGTGACGGCGCTGGTCGATCAGTTCTACGCCGATGTGCAGGGCATGGGCGGTGGCCGCTGGGACACGTCGAGCCTGATCAAGCGCCTGCGGTAACCCCCGATCACGGGCCGCGCAGCAAGCGCTTCCAAGGCAGCGGGCCGCGGCGCCGGCGACCCCAGGAACGCCGTGGTCAGGTCTGCGCCGCCCGCCAGCGTTACGCTCTGGCGAAAAGACGGCTCAGGGACGGATCATTTCACCGGCGGCAAGGTCTGCACCTGAATCGGTTGCGGCGCATTGACGATGGCCGGTTGCGTCACCGGGTGCGTTTCAACCCCGGGCACGGACGGCGCGCCCGCGCCAGTGGTTTGCTGCGCCGTGGCGGCCGGCGCCGAGCTGAACACCGTGCCGCCGCCCCCGGCCGGATCGGCGATCTGGTCGATCACGCGGACCACGCGCTGCACGCCATCGGTCTGGCGCGCGACCTCGGTGGCGAGCGTCGTTTCTTGCGCCGTCAGGCGGCCCATCAGGTAAGTGGTGCCGCGCTCCGTCACGATGCGCAGACTGCCCGACGGCACGCCGTTCTGGTTGATCATGCGCGTGCGCACCTTGCTGGTGATCAGGCTGTCGTTCGAGCGCTGCAGCGCGCTCGACTCAGGCATCACCGCGAGTTCGTTGACCACGCCTTGCACACCCGCGACGGCGCGCACGCGCGACTCGACCAGCTGGCGATCCTGCTCGGCCGGCACCTCGCCGGTCACCAGCACCTTGCGGTAGTAGCTGGTCAGGTTGACGTGGCCGCGCCCAGGCATGGCCTGCGTCACCGCCTCGTTGGCCGCGCTTTCAATTTGGCGATCGGCCTCTTGCGTGTCGTTGCTGCGGCGGTCGGACGCCATCAGCAGCGTGCCGGCACCCACGGCGCCACCCACCAGCGCCACCGGCACGCAACCGGCCAGCGCCGTGCCGGCCGCCAGCGCGAGCGCCAGGCGCGCGGCGCCAAGGTTCTTCATCATTAGGGGCATCAGGAAATCTCCTCGTCTCCCAGCAGTTGCAGATCGAGGCCGTCGCACAGGCAGTGCAGCACCAGCTGGTGCGCCTCGTGGATGCGTGGCGTGCGCTCGTGCGGCACGCACACGTGGACGTCGGTGTCGCGCAGCATGTGGCCCAGCTCGCCGCCGCCGCGGCCCGTGAGGGCGATGATGCTCATCTCGCGTTCGTGCGCGGCCTGCGCGGCGCGCACCAGGTTGGTGGCATTGCCATTGGACGACAGCACCAGCAGCACATCGCCCGCGCTGCCCAGCGCACGCACCTGCGCCGCGAAGGCGTCGGCGTACTCTCCCCGCCGCGCCACGGCGGTGAGCGTGGCCGCATCCGTGCCCAGCGCCAATGCGGGCAGCTCCGGGCGCGGGCGTTCAAGCCCGCCCACCAGCAGCGCGGCCATGTACTGCGCCAGCGCACCCGAGGCGCCGTTGCCGCAAATCAGAATCTTGCCGCCGCCCGTGACGCAGGCCAGCAGCGCTTGCGTGGCCTCTTCAATCGGGCGCGCCAGGCTTTGCGCCCATTGGTACTTCAGGTCGGCGCTGTCGATGAACTGCTGTTGAATGTGTTGTTCAAGCATCGCCGCCGATCATAGCGCCGATTGCGGCCGTTGATTCAAATTTAGGAGCAGCACAAGCTCCCCCTGTGTCGCCTGCAGCGCCTTCCCCCAGAGGGGGCCACACCAGTGGCCGGTGCAAGCCCGGCCGCGGTGTTCGCGTGTCACCTGCTCCGCGGCGGTCTGATGTGGCCGATTTCAGGCGGCGTCGAAGGCGGCCTTCAGCCATTCGACGCGATCCCCCTCGATGGCCACGACGTCGAAGCGGCAGGGCGGCGGGCTGCGGTGGCGCATCAGGTAATGGCGCGCGGCCAGCACGATGCGGCGCTGCTTGACGGCGCCCACGCTGGCCGCCGCACCGCCATGCGACGCGCCCGTGCGCGCCCGCACCTCGACGAACACCAGCGTGCCGTGCGAATCGCGCATCACCAGGTCGATCTCACCGCCGCCGCGACCAGGCGTCCGATAATTGCGCTCGACCAGCGCCAGCCCCGCCGCCTGCAGGTGGGCCAGCGCCGCGTCCTCGGCGGCGTTGCCGTGGGCCCGCGCCGTCACCTCGGGTCGCTTCAATTTGAATAGCGCCATGCGCTTTCCCCTGCTGCGCCAGCAGCTTAAAACATGCCTCAATCCCCTGCCGCGCTGGGCGCACCCAGCTTTCATCTTGCGCTGGACGCCGCGCGCGCGGCAGCGGGCGCGCAGCATTATCCGGCCGGCGCGCTGTATGTGGTCGCCACGCCCATCGGCAACCTGGCCGACATTACGCTGCGCGCGCTGCACGTGCTGGCCCTTGCCGACGCCATCGCCTGCGAGGACACGCGTCACACCGCGCCGCTGCTGCGCGCCTACGGCATCGACGGCAAGCCGCTGATCGCGCTGCACGAGCACAACGAGGCCCAAGGCGCGCAGGCCGTGATCGCCCGGCTGCACGCCGGCGAGCGCATCGCCTACGTCAGCGATGCCGGCACGCCCGCCGTCAGCGACCCTGGTGCGCGCCTGGTGGCCGCGTGCGCGGCGGCCAGCCTGCGCGTGCTGCCGCTGCCCGGCTCCAGCAGCGTGACGACGGCCATCAGCGCCGCCGGGCTGTCGGGCGACGGCCATTTCGTGTTCGCGGGGTTTCTGCCGCACAAGGCGGGCGAGCGGCAAGCGGCGGTCGCCACGCTGGCGCAGGAGCCGCGCGCCGTGGTGCTGCTGGAGGCGCCGCACCGCATCACCGCGCTGGCCGATGCGCTGGCGGCACTGGGCACGCGCCTGGTGACCGTGGGCCGCGAGCTGACCAAGCAGTTCGAGCAGATCGCCACCCTGCCCTGCACCGAATTACCCCACTGGCTGGCCGCCGATGCCCAGCGCCAGCGCGGCGAATTCGCCCTGGTGCTGCACCCCGCGCCGGCGGCCACGAAGAGCGCCGACGCCGAGCGTGTGCTGCGCCTGCTGCTGGCCGAACTGCCGACCAAAAGCGCCGTCAAACTGGCCGCCGACATCACCGGCGCGCCGCGCAACGCGCTGTACGAGCGGGCGCTGGCCCTGAAATCCACCGGCCAGTGATTCAATGCAAAAAATGGCTTCAGCGCTGATTCATCAAGCGCGAGAAGCTATCATTTTGATATCTAACGCCGATCATCCGAAGAACGCATAAGCCACCACCACCGCCGCCACCAGCCCCACCGCGTCGGCCAACAGCGCGCAAGGCAATGCGTGGCGGGTGTGCTTGACGCCCACGCTGCCGAAGTACACCGCCAGCACGTAGAAGGTGGTCTCGGTCGAGCCCTGGATGATGGCCGCCAACTTGGCTGGGAACGAATCGACGCCGTGCGTCTGCATCACATCGACCATCAGGCCGCGCGCGCCCGAGCCGCTCAGGATCTTCATCAAGCCCACCGGCACGGCGGGCAAAAAATCGGTCGGCAGGCCCAGCGCCGAAACGGCGGCGGCGATGCCACCCATCACCCCATCCATCAGCCCCGCCGCGCGGAACACCGCGATGGCCACCAGCATCGCCACCAGGTACGGGATGATCCGCACCGCCACGCCAAAGCCGTCCTTGGCGCCATCGACGAAGGCGTCGTACACGTTCACCCCGCGCAGCGCGCCGGCCACCAGAAAGGCCGCCACCACCCCGAGGATGAAGCCAGCGCCGATCACGCCCATCCACTGCGCGGCCTGCTCGGGCAGAAAACGCGACAGCCACGCCACCAGCGCGCCGACCACGGCACCGAAAGCCGCCAGCGGCCCCAGCAGACCGGCGCGCCACAACGGGATGCGCTGCACCCAGGCGACGGCCACCAGCGCCGCCAGCAGCGAACAGGCGGTGGCCACCAGCGTGGGCAAGAAAATGTCGGCCGCGTTGAAGCCCGCCAGCCCCTGCTTGACGGCCAGCGTCTGCCGGATGGCGATGACCGAGGTGGGGATCAGCGTCAGCCCCGCCGTGTTCAGCACCAGAAACATGATCTGCGCGTTCGTCGCGGTGTCGGGCCGGCCGTTCAGCGCCTGCAACTCCTGCATCGCTTTCAGCCCCAGCGGCGTGGCGGCGTTGTCCAGGCCGAGCAGGTTGGCGCTGATGTTCATCGTCATCGCGCCCTGCGCCGGGTGCCCCGCTGGCACGCCCGGAAACAGGTGGCGAAACACCGGGTTCACGCCGCGCGCGAAGGCATCGATCATGCCGGCGCGCTCGCCGATCTTCATGAAGCCCAGCCACAGCGCCATGATGCCAACCAGGCCGATGGAAATGTCGAAGCCGGTCTTGGCGGCGTCGAACATCGCCGTCAGCAGCTTCGGAAAGATGGTCA belongs to Ottowia testudinis and includes:
- a CDS encoding YggS family pyridoxal phosphate-dependent enzyme; its protein translation is MTTIAGNLQHVRARIATACERAGRDVEEVTLLTVSKTFGPDAVRAAAAAGQRAFGENYIQEGVNKITALRELGLAWHCIGPVQSNKTRGVAEHFDWVQTVDRLKIAERLSAQRPADRPPLNICLQVNIDGGLNKSGIAPGDALALARAVAALPRLKLRGLMTIPEPAPDFEAARAVHANARALFDHLNAEGLALDTLSMGMSDDLEAAIAAGSTMVRIGTAIFGERAMPRD
- a CDS encoding type IV pilus twitching motility protein PilT: MDITQLLAFSVKNKASDLHLSAGLPPMIRVHGDVRRLNVDPLEHKQVFAMLYDIMNDTQRKVYEENLEVDFSFEIEGLARFRVNAFNQNRGAAGVLRTIPSKILTLEQLNAPKIFGDLALKPRGMVLVTGPTGSGKSTTLAAMVNHLNETEYGHVLTVEDPIEFVHESKKCLINQREVGPMTHSFANALRSALREDPDAILVGEMRDLETIRLAMTAAETGHLVFGTLHTSSAAKTIDRIIDVFPAEEKEMIRAMLSESLQAVISQTLCKTKDGNGRVAAHEIMLGTPAIRNLIREAKVAQMYSSIQTGNSMGMQTLDQNLTDLVRRNVISPAEARGKAKIPENFPG
- a CDS encoding PilT/PilU family type 4a pilus ATPase, whose amino-acid sequence is MERDQASKFINDLLKLMLTRKGSDLFITADFPPAIKVDGKVTKVSSQNLTAGHTLALVRSVMNDKQAAEFERTKECNFAISPAGIGRFRCNAFVQQGHVGMVMRVIPQELPTIDSLGMPQILKDVSMSKRGLTILVGATGSGKSTTLAAMVDWRNVNSQGHIITIEDPVEFVHPHKNCVVTQREVGLDTEDWDAALKNTLRQAPDVILMGEIRDRETMEHAVAFAETGHLCLATLHANSANQALDRIINFFPEERRQQLLMDLSLNLRSLISQRLIPKQDGKGRTAVVEILLNSPLISDLIFKGEVGEIKEIMKKSRELGMQTFDQALFDAFEANLINYEDALRNADSANDLRLQIKLTSKRAKSLDLAAGTEHLQIV
- a CDS encoding NAD(P)-dependent oxidoreductase — encoded protein: MTAINAKAYEPATPRKVAFLGLGVMGYPMAGHLALAGHAVTVYNRNAAKSEAFCAQLASASAVKRAETPRLAAQGADIVFCCVGNDDDLRSVVLGDEGAFAGMQPGAIFVDHTTASATVARELSQAARARGLQFIDAPVSGGQAGAQNGVLTVMCGGDQAAFDAVKPVAMAFSRAFTRMGDSGAGQLTKMVNQICIAGLVQGLSEAIAFGQRAGLDMAEVLGVIGKGAAQSWQLDNRGPTMVQDQFDFGFAVDWMRKDLGLVLDEAQRNGARLPVTALVDQFYADVQGMGGGRWDTSSLIKRLR
- a CDS encoding BON domain-containing protein, whose protein sequence is MPLMMKNLGAARLALALAAGTALAGCVPVALVGGAVGAGTLLMASDRRSNDTQEADRQIESAANEAVTQAMPGRGHVNLTSYYRKVLVTGEVPAEQDRQLVESRVRAVAGVQGVVNELAVMPESSALQRSNDSLITSKVRTRMINQNGVPSGSLRIVTERGTTYLMGRLTAQETTLATEVARQTDGVQRVVRVIDQIADPAGGGGTVFSSAPAATAQQTTGAGAPSVPGVETHPVTQPAIVNAPQPIQVQTLPPVK
- a CDS encoding SIS domain-containing protein, with the protein product MLEQHIQQQFIDSADLKYQWAQSLARPIEEATQALLACVTGGGKILICGNGASGALAQYMAALLVGGLERPRPELPALALGTDAATLTAVARRGEYADAFAAQVRALGSAGDVLLVLSSNGNATNLVRAAQAAHEREMSIIALTGRGGGELGHMLRDTDVHVCVPHERTPRIHEAHQLVLHCLCDGLDLQLLGDEEIS
- a CDS encoding YraN family protein; the protein is MALFKLKRPEVTARAHGNAAEDAALAHLQAAGLALVERNYRTPGRGGGEIDLVMRDSHGTLVFVEVRARTGASHGGAAASVGAVKQRRIVLAARHYLMRHRSPPPCRFDVVAIEGDRVEWLKAAFDAA
- the rsmI gene encoding 16S rRNA (cytidine(1402)-2'-O)-methyltransferase; this translates as MPQSPAALGAPSFHLALDAARAAAGAQHYPAGALYVVATPIGNLADITLRALHVLALADAIACEDTRHTAPLLRAYGIDGKPLIALHEHNEAQGAQAVIARLHAGERIAYVSDAGTPAVSDPGARLVAACAAASLRVLPLPGSSSVTTAISAAGLSGDGHFVFAGFLPHKAGERQAAVATLAQEPRAVVLLEAPHRITALADALAALGTRLVTVGRELTKQFEQIATLPCTELPHWLAADAQRQRGEFALVLHPAPAATKSADAERVLRLLLAELPTKSAVKLAADITGAPRNALYERALALKSTGQ
- a CDS encoding nucleoside recognition domain-containing protein, encoding MVLNFVWLGFFLSAFAAAAVQLAQGDLTIFPKLLTAMFDAAKTGFDISIGLVGIMALWLGFMKIGERAGMIDAFARGVNPVFRHLFPGVPAGHPAQGAMTMNISANLLGLDNAATPLGLKAMQELQALNGRPDTATNAQIMFLVLNTAGLTLIPTSVIAIRQTLAVKQGLAGFNAADIFLPTLVATACSLLAALVAVAWVQRIPLWRAGLLGPLAAFGAVVGALVAWLSRFLPEQAAQWMGVIGAGFILGVVAAFLVAGALRGVNVYDAFVDGAKDGFGVAVRIIPYLVAMLVAIAVFRAAGLMDGVMGGIAAAVSALGLPTDFLPAVPVGLMKILSGSGARGLMVDVMQTHGVDSFPAKLAAIIQGSTETTFYVLAVYFGSVGVKHTRHALPCALLADAVGLVAAVVVAYAFFG